In Paenibacillus sp. 1781tsa1, one DNA window encodes the following:
- a CDS encoding NAD-dependent malic enzyme — protein sequence MNQRNLDGNSIIIRLEMTTKDIKFGEVASAISEAGGDIIAIDVISTNQDVSVRDLTVAVTDAQDNSKIIEGVRQLKGVSIINVSDRTFLLHLGGKIEVTPKTPIHNREDLSRVYTPDVARVCSAISEEPGKAFSLTIKRNTVAVISDGSAVLGLGNIGPRAAMPVMEGKAMLFKQFAGVDAFPICLDTQDTEEIIRTVKAISPGFGGINLEDISSPRCFEIERRLNEELDIPVFHDDQHGTAVVLYAGLINALKLVGKSIEDVKIVVCGIGAAGVACSNILLSAGASRLIGVDREGAIVRTQTYENEVWTDYAARTNPELETGSLRDVIRGADVFIGLSRGNLLTREDVQTMAEDPIVFAMANPVPEIMPALVEDIVAVMATGRSDYPNQINNVLCFPGIFRAVLDCRATEINEEMKLAAAQAIASAITDEERTRYYIIPSVFNDKVVKSMRSRVIEAAVKTGVARRIPREQSREGGES from the coding sequence ATGAATCAAAGAAATCTGGATGGTAACAGCATTATTATTCGACTGGAAATGACAACGAAGGATATCAAGTTTGGCGAAGTGGCTTCGGCCATCTCGGAAGCTGGGGGAGACATCATTGCCATCGACGTGATTTCCACCAATCAGGATGTAAGCGTGCGCGACTTGACGGTCGCCGTTACAGATGCGCAAGATAACAGTAAAATTATAGAAGGGGTGCGCCAGCTTAAAGGTGTGTCCATTATTAACGTATCGGATCGAACGTTCCTGCTTCATCTGGGCGGTAAGATCGAAGTAACACCCAAGACCCCGATTCACAACCGGGAAGATCTGTCACGTGTGTACACTCCGGATGTGGCTCGTGTATGTTCAGCCATTTCAGAAGAGCCTGGCAAAGCCTTCTCATTGACAATTAAACGGAATACAGTGGCCGTCATATCGGATGGCAGTGCCGTGCTTGGACTTGGTAACATTGGTCCTCGTGCAGCGATGCCCGTTATGGAAGGCAAAGCGATGTTATTCAAACAGTTTGCAGGTGTGGATGCCTTCCCAATCTGCCTGGACACACAGGATACCGAGGAAATCATACGTACTGTGAAAGCGATATCACCTGGTTTTGGGGGCATTAATCTGGAGGATATCTCATCACCGCGCTGTTTCGAGATTGAACGTCGTCTGAATGAGGAATTGGATATTCCGGTATTTCATGATGACCAGCATGGCACAGCGGTTGTATTATATGCAGGTCTGATCAATGCGCTCAAACTGGTGGGCAAGTCCATTGAAGATGTGAAGATTGTGGTCTGTGGTATCGGTGCAGCAGGTGTAGCATGCAGTAACATATTATTGTCTGCGGGAGCCAGCCGGCTCATAGGTGTCGATCGTGAGGGTGCGATTGTACGGACACAAACCTATGAGAATGAAGTCTGGACTGATTATGCAGCTCGTACTAACCCCGAACTAGAGACTGGCTCGCTGCGTGATGTCATTCGCGGAGCCGATGTGTTCATTGGCCTGTCCCGCGGGAATCTGTTAACTCGTGAAGATGTGCAGACCATGGCAGAAGATCCAATCGTGTTTGCGATGGCGAACCCGGTACCTGAGATTATGCCTGCCTTGGTGGAAGACATTGTAGCGGTAATGGCAACAGGACGATCCGATTATCCGAATCAGATCAACAACGTGTTATGTTTCCCGGGTATCTTCAGAGCAGTTCTGGACTGCCGAGCCACCGAAATTAATGAAGAAATGAAGCTGGCAGCCGCTCAAGCGATTGCTTCAGCCATTACGGACGAAGAGCGTACCCGTTATTACATTATTCCGAGTGTGTTCAATGATAAAGTGGTCAAATCGATGCGCAGTCGCGTGATTGAAGCTGCTGTTAAAACGGGTGTGGCGCGACGTATTCCTCGTGAACAGTCCCGTGAAGGCGGGGAATCGTAA
- a CDS encoding HD domain-containing protein, translated as MSEIDGITAGEAVLRAARSFVQGDSSKHSDGHDWPHIERVTALAVELAHRMGADPYVCELAALLHDVPDEKLNESLEAGMAKLNDWLDTQPLDPDIRNKVVGIISTISYAGGQRPAVSSLEAQVVQDADRLDALGAIGIARTFAFSGARGREMYDPSLPPREQMTREEYRNGRSTTINHFYEKLFKLKDLMNTSYGKEMAEQRHDYMVQFVDQFKREWAGTDR; from the coding sequence ATGTCAGAAATAGATGGAATAACGGCAGGAGAGGCTGTTCTGCGAGCCGCCCGTTCTTTTGTTCAAGGCGACTCATCCAAGCATAGTGATGGTCATGACTGGCCACACATCGAACGGGTAACTGCACTTGCGGTCGAACTCGCTCACCGCATGGGTGCAGATCCATATGTCTGCGAACTGGCTGCATTATTACATGATGTACCGGATGAGAAGCTGAATGAGAGCTTGGAAGCTGGAATGGCGAAACTGAATGACTGGCTGGATACCCAGCCTCTTGATCCGGACATACGTAATAAGGTCGTGGGTATTATTAGCACCATCTCATATGCGGGAGGCCAGCGTCCTGCGGTCAGTTCGCTTGAAGCACAGGTTGTACAGGATGCAGATCGTTTGGATGCGCTGGGTGCGATTGGCATCGCGCGTACCTTTGCTTTTTCAGGAGCGAGAGGACGCGAGATGTACGATCCATCCCTTCCACCTCGGGAGCAGATGACCCGTGAGGAATATCGGAATGGGCGCAGCACAACGATTAATCATTTTTACGAAAAGTTGTTCAAGCTCAAGGATCTGATGAATACCTCTTATGGCAAGGAGATGGCCGAGCAGCGTCATGATTATATGGTGCAGTTCGTGGATCAGTTCAAAAGGGAGTGGGCGGGCACAGACCGTTAG